The Natronosporangium hydrolyticum nucleotide sequence TCGAATGCAGCACCGACTGCGGGTGCACCACCACCTCGATCCGGTCGTACGGCAGCTGATACAGCTCGTGGGCTTCGATCACCTCCAGCCCCTTGTTGACCAGGGTCGCCGAATTGATGGTGATCACCGGCCCCATCTGCCAGGTGGGGTGGGCCAGCGCCTGCTCCGGGGTAACGTCGGCGAGCTCAGCCCGGGACCGGCCCCGGAACGGGCCACCGCTGGCGGTCACCACCAGCCGGCGTACCTCATCGGTGGCGCCGGCCCGCAGGCACTGGGCCAGTGCGGTGTGCTCGGAGTCGACCGGCAGCAGCTGGCCGGGCGCCGCCGCCGCCCGCACCAGCGGGCCGCCGGCGACCAGCGACTCTTTGTTGGCCAGCGCGACGGTCCGGCCAGCCCGCAGCGCGGCGAGCGTCGGCGCCAGACCGCGGGACCCGTCCACCCCGTTGAGTACCACGTCGGCCGGGTAGGTAGCGAGCTCGCTGATCGCCTCCGGGCCGGCCAGGATCTTCGGGATCGGAAAGTCGCCGGTGGCGTACCCGCGACGGCTGGCCTCGGCGTAGAAGGCCAGCTGCAGGTCCTGCACGGTCGAGGAGTGGGCCACCGCCACCACCGCCACCCCCAACTGCAGGGCCTGGGCCGCGAGCAGCTCGACGTTGCCGCCGCCGGCCCCGATCCCGACCACCCGGAACCGGTCCGGGTTGCGCTGCACCAGGTCCACCGCCTGGGTGCCGATCGAGCCGGTGGAGCCGAGCAGGATGATCTCGCGGGGTGTGGTCACCCGGTAATTCTCCACCGTCGCCCACCGCGGCTGGTACGGTGTCCGGGCACGGCCTACGAAGGGAGGTGAGGAGTCGATGTTCGGCACATTCGTCGCGCGCTCCGCACCTGGGCCCCGGCTTCGTTAAGCCCGGCCAGGGAGCGCCGAACCAAGGAGCTCTCTTGCAGCAGATCACGTTCCGCCCGTTGCGGGCGGACGAATTCCCCCTTCGTTTCCATGACTATCGCAACCCGCCCACCTCCGGGGTGGGCCGGCGCAGCCGTACCTTCGACGAGGAGGTCGCCGCCGGCGGCTACCGTCCGGAGTGGTGCTGGGTGGCGCTACGCGGTGACGAGCTGGTCGCCCGGGTCGCCTTCTGGGCACCGCCGGACGCACCGCTGCCGTGGTCGGTCGATCTTTTCGATCCCGGCAACGGTCCGGATCGGGTCGAGGTCGGGGCGGCGTTGCTTCGCGCCGCGTACCAGCAGCTGGTCCCGGCCGATTACCGCACCCCGCCGCAGCCGGACGGTGGCCGCCCGGACTACCACCTGTTCCTACCGGCGGACTGGCGCGACCACCCGGCCGCGTACGCCGAGGCGACCGACCGGATCGCCGCGGCGGAGCAGGCCGGGCTGACCCACTTCGTGGAGCGGCTGAACCTGCGCTGGGAGCCCACCGATGGGCTACCGCCGAGATCCACCCGGCTGCGGTTCGTCCCCATCCCGGATGACGGGCCGCTCGTCGACGCGCTGGCCCGGGTCAGCGACGGCGCCCTCGACGCGTACGCCCGACAGGATCTGGCCCGGCTCGGCGACCCGGTCGTCGCGGCCGAGTACACGATCGCCGATCTCGCCGAGATGCCCGGCGGCCGGGGCTGGTGGCGACTCGCCTACGACACCGAGGGGGCGCTGGTCGGGCTGGTGCTGCCGACCCGCAACCCCAGCTCGGCGACGATCGGCTACCTCGGGGTGGTCCCCGAACAGCGGGGTCGCGGCTACAGCGACGATTTGGTCGCCGAGGCGCTGCACATCTTCGCTGCGGCCGGGGAGCCGGTGGTGAACGACGCCACCGACGTGGGCAACGCGCCGATGGCGGCGGCGTTCGACCGGGTCGGCTACCGGGTGGTGGGGCGCCGGATCATCATGATCTGACCGCCCGCTCTTCTGGCCGCTCCCGGCCTTCTGGCCGATCATGAGCGTGTTGACGGACACGCCGGGCGTGTCTGCTTACCCGCTCATGATCGGCCACCCGGTGGCAATCATGATCGGCCACCCGGTGGATTCAACCTTCTGCGACCGCGATTCGTATTGATCGCTGACCCCTGTCCCCCAAATCTCAGGAGTCGCCATGCGGCGCAGACACCTCGTCACCTCGATCGCGGTCACCGCCACCGCTGGCGCGTTAGTCGCGGTCACCCTCCCGGCCCTGGCCAGCACCGATCCCGACCGGTCGGGGCCGGAGCTGGACGCCGGGCCCGGAGCGGAGGCCGCCCCGCCGGGCATCGGGGACGAGATCGCGCCGGAGCTACTGGACGGGCTGCGACGTGATCTCGGCCTCAGCGAAGCGCAGGCGCTGGAACGACTGCGTACCGAGGCGTGGGCCAGCCAGACCTCGGCGGCGCTGCGTGAGCAGCTGGGCGAGCGTTACGCCGGAGCCTGGCTCAACGAGGGCGCCGAAGATCTCATGATCGGGGTGACTGACGCTGCCGCGGCCGACCAGGTCCGGGCCGCGGGCGCCGAACCAAAGCTGGTCGACCGCACCGAGCAGCAGCTGGCCAGCGCAAAGGCGACCCTGGACCAGCACTCGGATCAGGCCGCCGCGCCGATCGCCGGCTGGTACGTCAGCGCCTCGGACAACGCCCTGGTGGTGCTTACGCCGGACTGGGCGGAGCCGGCAGCCTGGGCCTTCGTGGACGACAGCGGGGTAGCCCGCGGCGGGGTCCGGGTCGAACACACCGACGAGGAACCACGGCTGCTCAACGACATCCGCGGCGGCGACGCCTACTTCATCAACGACGCCGCCCGGTGCTCGGTCGGCTTCTCGGTGGCCGGCGGCTTCGTCACTGCCGGCCACTGTGCCCTGGGCGGCGCGGCCACCACCGGATTCAACGGCGTACCGCAGGGCGAGTTCGTCGCCGCGTCCTTCCCCGGCGTCGGAGTCGGCGGCCCGGACGACTGGGGCGTCGTAGCGGTGAATCAGGACTGGGTCCCGCAGCCGGTGGTGAACGACTTCGCCGACGGCACCCTGCCGGTCGCCGGCTCGGATGAGGCCCCGGTAGGAGCCTCGGTATGCAAATACGGCTCCACCACCGGCGTTTCCTGCGGCATCATCCAGGCCAAAGACGCCACTGTAAACTATCCAGAAGGTACGGTCACCGGGATGACCCGGACCGACGCCTGCGCCGAGCCGGGCGACTCCGGCGGTGCGTGGCTCTCCGGCGACCAGGCCCAGGGCATCACCTCCGGTGGGTCGGGCGACTGCACCACCGGCGGGGTCACCTTCTTCCAGCCGCTCAACGAGGTACTGGAGATCAACGACCTCACCCTGGTCACCACCGATGGTGACGACATCGGCGTACCACCGGCCCGACGATGCCGGTGGTGCCGACTCGGGTGATGCCGGCGCCGACCAGCCGCCCGCGACCGCCGGGTGCGACGAGTCCGACCATGTGCTCCGTGGCCAACTCGGCGAACAGCGCACCGTCCAGGTACAGCCGAACGGACGGTTCTACCGGGCGCTGACCGCCGGCACCCACACCGTCTGCCTAGCCGGCCCGGCCGACGCAAACTTCGACCTGGCACTGCAACACTGGGACGGCCAACGTTGGCAGACGGTGGCTTCGTCGGCCGGACCCGACGCCGAGGAACAGCTCACGTTCGACGGCGATGCCGGCTTCTACCGGGTCGGCGTGGTCGCGAGCGAGGGAGCCGGCAACTACCTGGTAGGCCTGAGTTTCACCTCCCGGTAGCAAACAAGCTCAGGGTCGGCGCGGGGTACGGGGTGGGGCGCGGGTTCTACTCGGGGTTGATGCCGTAGCGGCGGTAGACCCGGTCCAGCGGGCCGGGGAGCCACCAATTGGCCCGGCCGAAGAGCCGCATCAGCGCCGGCATCAGCAGCGCCCGCACCAGCGTGGCGTCGACCGCGATCGCGACGATCATCCCGATCCCGAGCAGCTTGACGAAGGCCATCTCGCCGGTGGCGAAGCCGCCCACCACCACGATCAACAACAGCGCCGCGGCGGTGATGATCCGCCCGGTACGCTGCAGTCCGTACGCCACCGACGCCTGATTGTCGCCGGTCGCATCCCACTCCTCCCGCACCCGCGAAAGTAGAAACACCTGGTAGTCGGTGGAGATGCCGAACAGGACAGCCAACATCAACAACAGCATCGCCGGCTGGACGAAACCCACATCGGTGAAGTTCAGCAGCCCGGCGAGCCGGCCATCCTGGAATCCCCAGACCACCACCCCGATCGCCGCCCCGATCGAGAGCAGGTTCAGCCCCACCGTCGCCAGCGGCAGCACCAGTGAACCGAAGGCGAGGAAGAGCACCACCATGATCGCGCCGGCCATCAACAGCAACATCCACGGCAGGCCCGCCAACAGCTCGTCCACCAGGTCCAGGTCCGCCGCGGTCCGCCCACCGACCAACACCTCAGCGCCGGCCGGGGCGGGCAGCTCCCGGATCGCCCGGACCGCCTGCCACGCCTGCTCGCCGGTGGGCGCCCCGGCGTAGCCCGCGGCCAACAGGGTGGACCCACCTTCCTGGGCGGCGGGCGCAACCTCGGTCACCTCCGGCAGCGCCGCCACCTCGGCGGCGAACCCCTCGGCCTGCGCCGGCGACGCCCCCGAGAGCAGGACCTGGATCGGCTCACCGTTACCCGGTGGGAACTCTTGGGCGATCCGCTCGGCGACCACTCTCGCCTCGGCTCCCTCCGGCAACACCCGCTCGTCGAAGCCGCCGAACTCCAGCCGCAGCGCGGGGCTTGCCAGCAGCGCCAACACCGCCAGAACTCCGACCAGGTAGATGACCGGGCGGCGCATGACGCTGCGGCTCAGCCGCGCCCAACCGCCCTGGTTGGCGCCGGGCACGTCGGCGCGGTCGGTTAGGCCAGCCGCGGGTCGCCGCCGCCACGGTAGGCGTACCCGACCGGCATTGATCTTGGGACCGAGTACCACCAGCAGCGCCGGCAGCACCGTCAACGCCGCCAGCATCGCTACCGCGATCGCCGCGATGCCACCCGCCGCCAGCGACCGCAGGAAGACATGCGGAAAGATGAACATGCTCGCCAGCGCCAACATGGTCGTCAGTCCGGAGATCATCACAGCCCGGCCCGCGGTCCGCAGCGTCCGCCCCACCGCGTCGGCTGGCCCCCGACCGGCGGCCAACTCCTCCCGGAACCGGTTCACCACCAACAACCCGTAATCGATCGCCATCCCCAGGCCGATGACCGTGATGATGTTGATCGCGAAGATCGACACCTCGTAACCGAGGGTCAACAGCCGGGTAGCGACGAACGCACCCAGAATCGCCAGGGCACCGATCACCAGTGGCGCGACCGCCGCCACCACGCCCCGGAAGATCAACACCAGCAGAATCAGCAGGATCGGGAACGAGATCAACTCTGCCCGTACGATGTCGTGCTCGGTCTGCTCGCTCGACTGCTCGAAGAAGGCGACCAGACCGCCGGTCTCAGTCACCACCCCCGGCGCGGCGACCAATGGCTGGAGCTCGCGGTACGCGTCGAGCAGCGCATCCTCGTCCCGTGGGGTCAGGATGACCGCGGCGTAGGTGGACTGCCGATCCTGGGAGAGCAGCTGTGGTGCGCCGGAATCGTAGTAGCTCGCCACACTGGAGACGAGCGGGTGTGCCCGCAGCCGGTCCAGCGTCTGGATGATCGGCTCCGCGACGGCGGGGTCGTCGATCGGCAAGGACTCGCTGGTGTAGAGCACCACCAGGTCGGTGTCCTGATCACCTACCTCGTCGCCGATCCGCTCCAGCGCCTGCGCGGATTCGCTCTCCGGGTCGGCGAAGCCGCCGCCGGTGAGCTGGGAGAACACGCCCGTGCCCCAGGTCGCGCCGACCACCAGTAGCGCTAACGCGGCGGCCAGTACCGTCCAACGCGCCCGAACCACGACGCGTCCCCACCACCCGAACATGGACACCTCGCCTCATCCGTGACGTACCGCCTCCAGCCGAAAGGGTAGACGGCTCGCCAGCCACGGGTACGAAGAGTGGCCCGGGGGCCGGTTGATCATGAGCTTAAGCTCATGATCAACCGGCCCCCGGGCGTGGGGGAAGGTGGAAAGTCAGCGTTCGTGCTCAGGATCGTTCGTGCTCAGGGATTCTGCACGGTGCACTCGGCGAGCGGCTGCAGATCCGGCCGATCCGCATGCCGACCGATCGCGATCTCGATCCGCTCCAACGTCGCCACCCGACGCGCCTCCAACGGACCCAACACCGCATTGTCGACAAAGTTCGGACCACCCTCACCCTGCGAGGTCGCCAACCGCTCGTTCGCCGCCCCGATCTGCGACTCCAGCGCGCTCAGGTCGCGGGCGACCTCCTCCGACGCGGCCTGCGGCACCGCCGGCAACTGGTCCACCACGCTCGGGCAACTGACCACCGGCGCCGTCCCGGCGCCCTCGTCGGCCCCGCCACCCTGGTCATCGCCGACGCCACCGCCGGCGTTGTCCCCGGGCTGGTCGGCGGCGCCGTCGCCGGCACCCGCGTCATCGCCAGCGCCCGCGTCATCGCCAGCGCCATGCTCGCCGCCCGCGTCCGCGTCATCGCCCGCGTCCGCATCGTCGGCGGCACCGTCAGCGAGGTCACACCCGGCCAGCGCCTGCAGATCCGGCCGATCCGCATGCCGACCGATCGCGATCTCGATCCGCTCCAACGTCGCCACCCGACGCGCCTCCAACGGACCCAACACCGCGTTCTCGGCAAAGTTCGGACCACCCTCACCCTGCGACGTCGCCAACCGCCGGTTCGCCTCCCCGATCTGCGCCTGCAACGCGTCCAGATCCCGCAGCACCTCGTCCAGCGCCGCATCCGGGACATCCGGCAGCTGGTCGGCCACCGTCGGACACGCCACCACCGGGGCAGACTCGGGCGCTGGGCCGGTGGTCTCGGCCAGCGCCTGACCACTGCGGCTGCTCGTGATCACACCGGCGACCACGGTCGCGAGCACCGTCAGCGCCACCACCAAACCCACCACGACCCGCCGGTCGGCGTACCGCCTCCGTAGCCCGGAATACATCGCTGTCTCCTCGCCTCCTGGCCGGGCACCGGCCCGACCGGTCATCTGGCAGCTCAATGGCTGACCCTCGGTCACCGACGCGGATCATCGATCGGCGTCACCTGGCAGTACGGGACAGCCGCGCGGGACGATCGACCGAATGCGACACTTGAGAGAAACCTAAGGTTCGCTTCACCACCTGGAAATCCGGCGCCAGGCCCGGGCGATCCACCACCGACCGAGCCCGCGAGCCGAGCCGTCGAGCCGAGCGGTTGCGGGAGGCCGCCGCGTAGGCTCGGCGACATGTCCGCCACCAGTGATCTCCCCCGCCGCAGTGATGTGCTGATCATCGGAGCCGGCCACAACGGCCTGGTCGCGGCTACGCTGCTGGCCCGCGCCGGCCTCACCGTCACCGTGCTTGAAGCCACCGGCACGATCGGCGGCGCGGCCCGCACCGAACACCCCTTCGCCGCAGTGCCGGGTCTGGGCCACTCCACCGGCGCGTACCTGCTCGGTCTGCTGCCGCCGGAGCTCGCCGCCACCCTCGACCTCCGGTTTCCCACTCGACGGCGGGACCCCCACTACTTCCTGCCCACCGCCGGCCCGGTCGGGTCGCCATACCTGCTGGCCGGCGCCGACCGGGAAGCCTCCCGGGCGCAGCTGCGAGAGATGTTCTCGCCGGCCGACCTCGCCGCCGACGACGCGCTCGCCGCCGAGCTAGCCGCGCTCCGCGAAGACCTCGCCCCCGCCTGGTTGGCCGAACCCCTACCGGTCGAGCAGACCGCCGACCGGTACGTGCGGCCGGCGCTCCAGCAGAGCTTCATCGACCTGGTACGCGGCTCGGTCGCCGACTATCTCGCCCGGTTCGAATTCCGCAGTGAACTCCTCACCGCCATGTA carries:
- the dxr gene encoding 1-deoxy-D-xylulose-5-phosphate reductoisomerase translates to MTTPREIILLGSTGSIGTQAVDLVQRNPDRFRVVGIGAGGGNVELLAAQALQLGVAVVAVAHSSTVQDLQLAFYAEASRRGYATGDFPIPKILAGPEAISELATYPADVVLNGVDGSRGLAPTLAALRAGRTVALANKESLVAGGPLVRAAAAPGQLLPVDSEHTALAQCLRAGATDEVRRLVVTASGGPFRGRSRAELADVTPEQALAHPTWQMGPVITINSATLVNKGLEVIEAHELYQLPYDRIEVVVHPQSVLHSMVEFVDGSTIAQASPPDMRLPIALALGWPQRVADATPAVDWRTAHRWELAPLDEEAFPAVALAKAAGVAGRCRPAIYNAANEECVAAFIARRLPYLGIVDTIARVLDEAPQLSEPGTVEDVHAAEGWARRRAQEIIAAGAGPAPATDEE
- a CDS encoding GNAT family N-acetyltransferase; its protein translation is MQQITFRPLRADEFPLRFHDYRNPPTSGVGRRSRTFDEEVAAGGYRPEWCWVALRGDELVARVAFWAPPDAPLPWSVDLFDPGNGPDRVEVGAALLRAAYQQLVPADYRTPPQPDGGRPDYHLFLPADWRDHPAAYAEATDRIAAAEQAGLTHFVERLNLRWEPTDGLPPRSTRLRFVPIPDDGPLVDALARVSDGALDAYARQDLARLGDPVVAAEYTIADLAEMPGGRGWWRLAYDTEGALVGLVLPTRNPSSATIGYLGVVPEQRGRGYSDDLVAEALHIFAAAGEPVVNDATDVGNAPMAAAFDRVGYRVVGRRIIMI
- a CDS encoding S1 family peptidase, whose amino-acid sequence is MRRRHLVTSIAVTATAGALVAVTLPALASTDPDRSGPELDAGPGAEAAPPGIGDEIAPELLDGLRRDLGLSEAQALERLRTEAWASQTSAALREQLGERYAGAWLNEGAEDLMIGVTDAAAADQVRAAGAEPKLVDRTEQQLASAKATLDQHSDQAAAPIAGWYVSASDNALVVLTPDWAEPAAWAFVDDSGVARGGVRVEHTDEEPRLLNDIRGGDAYFINDAARCSVGFSVAGGFVTAGHCALGGAATTGFNGVPQGEFVAASFPGVGVGGPDDWGVVAVNQDWVPQPVVNDFADGTLPVAGSDEAPVGASVCKYGSTTGVSCGIIQAKDATVNYPEGTVTGMTRTDACAEPGDSGGAWLSGDQAQGITSGGSGDCTTGGVTFFQPLNEVLEINDLTLVTTDGDDIGVPPARRCRWCRLG
- a CDS encoding MMPL family transporter → MVRARWTVLAAALALLVVGATWGTGVFSQLTGGGFADPESESAQALERIGDEVGDQDTDLVVLYTSESLPIDDPAVAEPIIQTLDRLRAHPLVSSVASYYDSGAPQLLSQDRQSTYAAVILTPRDEDALLDAYRELQPLVAAPGVVTETGGLVAFFEQSSEQTEHDIVRAELISFPILLILLVLIFRGVVAAVAPLVIGALAILGAFVATRLLTLGYEVSIFAINIITVIGLGMAIDYGLLVVNRFREELAAGRGPADAVGRTLRTAGRAVMISGLTTMLALASMFIFPHVFLRSLAAGGIAAIAVAMLAALTVLPALLVVLGPKINAGRVRLPWRRRPAAGLTDRADVPGANQGGWARLSRSVMRRPVIYLVGVLAVLALLASPALRLEFGGFDERVLPEGAEARVVAERIAQEFPPGNGEPIQVLLSGASPAQAEGFAAEVAALPEVTEVAPAAQEGGSTLLAAGYAGAPTGEQAWQAVRAIRELPAPAGAEVLVGGRTAADLDLVDELLAGLPWMLLLMAGAIMVVLFLAFGSLVLPLATVGLNLLSIGAAIGVVVWGFQDGRLAGLLNFTDVGFVQPAMLLLMLAVLFGISTDYQVFLLSRVREEWDATGDNQASVAYGLQRTGRIITAAALLLIVVVGGFATGEMAFVKLLGIGMIVAIAVDATLVRALLMPALMRLFGRANWWLPGPLDRVYRRYGINPE